In a single window of the Gammaproteobacteria bacterium genome:
- a CDS encoding EpsI family protein: protein MVGRSAFDRRRGSTADRARGFLHVRGIEDFERPIGRRRNEPRMSITAARPTRLLSSPFSRTLALSSFAALGMLLLWLTAPVFASLHPYWVQYGYSHGYLVLAMTAWLILREIRRAPFYPLSGSWLGFACFSALMLATAGARAASVSIAAQAALPALVASAIWACAGARNARRFVLPLAYAYFAIPVWDVFVRPLQSLTVLVVSQWLRVANVPAFIDGNLIHLASGTFEVQGGCAGLHYAIVAVALASFCGILYHRRRGPVLILLTCAVGLALFTNWLRVFTIVVAGYLTDMQHFLIARDHDFFGWSLFVVFIAPLFYLDRVLQRSHPQSRAEHVATAVAGSPVVMSHAAITAVCAALALGIWLNHRIDQRDEAWHGTVALPMPEIDGWSRIAEWRDVRRPYFVGATAEAASWYTDGAVRIGAYVAHYAAQQQGREIVFAHNRAEGRSGDIVERRAIDVAVRSGAELPFQEVEISDQRGRRVVWIGMRVAGKWAADRLTAKALQLVGAVRGRWDAQAFVMTTDCEADCSNARAHLRRFALIAVEPLQQQAERLSGAQTGPATRGGSSAMSSTQ, encoded by the coding sequence TTGGTCGGCCGTTCCGCTTTCGACAGAAGACGGGGGAGCACAGCCGACAGAGCAAGGGGATTCCTACACGTCCGCGGCATCGAAGATTTCGAGCGCCCGATAGGCCGCCGCAGAAACGAGCCGCGCATGAGCATTACCGCCGCACGCCCCACACGCCTTCTTTCGTCGCCGTTCTCGAGGACGCTGGCCCTGTCGTCGTTCGCGGCGCTGGGCATGCTGCTCCTGTGGCTCACCGCGCCGGTGTTTGCGTCGCTCCATCCCTACTGGGTCCAGTACGGCTACTCGCACGGCTACCTCGTCTTGGCCATGACCGCGTGGCTGATCCTTCGGGAAATACGCCGCGCTCCCTTCTACCCGCTCTCGGGAAGCTGGCTCGGCTTTGCGTGCTTCTCGGCTCTGATGCTCGCAACGGCGGGGGCGCGCGCCGCCAGCGTATCGATCGCTGCGCAAGCGGCCTTGCCGGCGCTCGTTGCGTCGGCGATATGGGCATGCGCGGGGGCGAGGAACGCGCGGCGATTCGTGCTGCCCTTGGCCTACGCGTACTTCGCGATACCTGTCTGGGACGTCTTCGTCCGCCCGCTGCAATCCTTGACGGTTCTCGTCGTATCCCAATGGCTTCGCGTTGCGAATGTCCCCGCCTTCATCGACGGCAACCTGATTCACCTCGCCAGCGGCACCTTCGAGGTACAGGGGGGATGCGCGGGCCTCCACTACGCCATCGTCGCAGTGGCATTGGCCTCCTTCTGCGGAATTCTCTATCACCGGCGCCGCGGCCCGGTCCTCATATTGTTGACCTGCGCTGTCGGTCTCGCGCTTTTCACGAATTGGCTACGGGTGTTCACCATCGTCGTTGCCGGCTACCTCACCGACATGCAGCACTTCTTGATCGCCAGGGACCACGACTTTTTCGGTTGGTCGTTGTTCGTCGTCTTCATCGCTCCTCTGTTCTATCTCGATCGTGTGCTGCAGCGCAGCCATCCGCAGTCCCGGGCCGAGCACGTTGCAACGGCGGTTGCCGGCTCGCCGGTCGTGATGTCGCATGCAGCCATCACTGCCGTGTGTGCAGCGCTCGCTCTCGGAATCTGGCTCAATCATCGAATCGATCAGCGCGACGAAGCGTGGCACGGCACGGTCGCCCTGCCGATGCCCGAGATCGACGGATGGAGCCGGATCGCCGAGTGGCGTGACGTGCGGCGTCCCTACTTCGTCGGCGCTACGGCCGAGGCGGCGAGCTGGTATACGGATGGAGCCGTTCGAATCGGCGCTTATGTGGCTCATTACGCAGCGCAACAACAGGGACGCGAGATCGTGTTTGCTCATAATCGTGCGGAAGGTCGGTCCGGAGACATCGTGGAACGCCGTGCGATCGACGTGGCCGTCCGCAGCGGAGCCGAGTTGCCGTTCCAGGAAGTCGAGATTTCCGACCAGCGGGGCCGGCGTGTGGTTTGGATCGGAATGCGCGTGGCGGGCAAGTGGGCCGCGGACCGCCTGACTGCCAAGGCCCTGCAGCTCGTCGGCGCCGTTCGCGGGCGCTGGGATGCACAGGCTTTCGTGATGACTACAGATTGCGAAGCCGACTGCAGCAACGCACGGGCTCATTTGCGACGATTCGCTCTGATCGCGGTGGAGCCGTTGCAGCAGCAAGCAGAGCGGCTTTCAGGGGCGCAGACCGGGCCTGCGACTCGAGGTGGGAGTAGCGCCATGAGCAGCACGCAATGA
- the prsT gene encoding XrtA/PEP-CTERM system TPR-repeat protein PrsT, with translation MKARSILRAAWLAAVLAAAGCGRLDPQAELAAAADSLAAGDYGDASIRLNNVVQVDPDNAEARRLRGELALLLGDYAGAAEELDRARMLGAALDTVALGLAEAWTALQRPERALEILDAAAPSLDDDPVYWTIRAEALLRAGRTDDAEQALESAERAGEGGTRARIARARLAFARNDFAAAEEILRQVVSAAPDEPLPLRARAELFARTGRLDEAAADLLHAADLYRVASLRRHEVTTLLALVQVNLARNDLDGAEAVAERLTERAPQAALTAYFRGLVEYRRGNLDEAAALIQPIVNASPDVIQFRSLLGAIHLARGDLGQAEQQFRMVLAESPGDPAAVKLLAETHLRQRRPEAALSVLKAVEDAAAEDPQIGLLSGIANLLTGDTEQGLLYLQQAVSLDPANELLKLHLARAYLAAGRDADASAVLEDTLGGGPAELEADLLRLFADVRAGGPGAANAEAAELLAEFPRDPRALTGVAVYYQLQGETERARELFEQAAKFETEGATARLFLAAALVQEGRSQDAERLLEQVVEEQPENAQALSALAELLTARQAFGEAAALLRRAADHSASISPRLMLAQLLIRQGDLTAAAREIDVAAKAAPESAEVVAVRGLLAFAEGRVDEATKLLQQAESQLPNRLGVSLALARAQLAGGQPAAARDTLRRVLAVAPRSLPLRLVLGDAELALGNAAEALSIASALKAEYPAQSGGYLLEAEALIATRRYAAAASTLTAAFDLEPTWPVLTRLIAALQLAGRPDEALQAAEEWSAANPNHVPGRLALAGLLQNDERYDEALRAYEGVLDLEASNLIALNNAAWLSHELARPEALTLAERAYELAPDNPAVLDTLGWILFSEDRAQEAIEHLSRAAELAPQVPEIRYHFAQALAALGRSAEARS, from the coding sequence ATGAAAGCGAGGTCGATCCTGCGCGCCGCTTGGCTTGCGGCGGTTCTGGCCGCGGCCGGGTGCGGTCGACTCGATCCGCAGGCGGAGCTCGCGGCGGCCGCCGACAGTCTCGCCGCGGGCGATTACGGCGACGCGTCCATCCGGCTCAACAACGTCGTTCAGGTCGACCCGGACAACGCCGAGGCTCGCAGGCTGCGCGGCGAGCTCGCGTTGCTGCTCGGCGATTATGCAGGGGCGGCCGAAGAGCTCGATCGGGCACGCATGCTGGGCGCCGCGCTCGATACCGTGGCGCTCGGCCTGGCCGAAGCCTGGACGGCGCTTCAGCGCCCGGAGCGCGCCCTGGAGATACTCGACGCAGCCGCCCCGTCCCTGGACGACGATCCCGTTTACTGGACGATCAGGGCCGAGGCGCTGCTTCGCGCCGGCCGAACGGATGACGCGGAGCAGGCGCTCGAATCCGCCGAACGGGCCGGCGAGGGCGGCACGCGTGCCCGGATCGCGCGCGCTCGGCTTGCTTTCGCTCGTAACGACTTTGCCGCGGCCGAGGAGATACTGCGGCAAGTCGTGAGCGCAGCGCCGGACGAGCCGTTGCCGCTCAGGGCGCGCGCCGAGCTCTTCGCGCGCACGGGGCGCTTGGACGAGGCGGCGGCCGATCTGCTGCACGCCGCGGACCTCTACCGTGTTGCATCGCTTCGCCGGCACGAGGTGACGACCTTGCTGGCGCTCGTGCAAGTAAACCTCGCGCGTAACGACTTGGATGGCGCCGAAGCCGTGGCCGAGCGCCTGACAGAGCGGGCACCGCAGGCGGCGCTGACGGCTTATTTCCGCGGGCTGGTCGAATATCGGCGCGGAAACCTCGATGAAGCCGCGGCCTTGATCCAACCGATCGTCAACGCGTCGCCGGACGTGATTCAGTTCCGCTCTCTGCTCGGCGCCATTCACCTGGCACGCGGCGATCTCGGGCAGGCAGAGCAGCAGTTCCGCATGGTTCTGGCCGAGTCGCCCGGCGATCCGGCCGCCGTCAAGCTGCTCGCCGAAACGCACCTTAGGCAGCGCCGGCCGGAGGCCGCGCTCTCGGTGCTCAAGGCCGTGGAGGATGCGGCGGCCGAGGATCCGCAGATCGGCCTGTTGAGCGGAATCGCGAACCTGTTGACCGGTGACACCGAGCAAGGCCTGCTCTACCTGCAGCAAGCGGTATCGCTCGATCCAGCGAACGAGCTGCTGAAGCTGCACCTTGCACGCGCTTACCTCGCCGCAGGCCGCGATGCTGATGCATCCGCCGTGCTCGAGGATACGCTCGGCGGCGGCCCGGCCGAGCTCGAAGCGGATCTGCTGCGGCTTTTCGCCGACGTGCGCGCCGGCGGACCGGGCGCAGCGAACGCCGAGGCGGCGGAGCTGCTCGCAGAGTTTCCCCGCGATCCGCGCGCTTTGACGGGGGTCGCGGTCTACTATCAGCTCCAGGGCGAAACCGAGCGTGCGCGGGAGCTCTTCGAGCAGGCCGCGAAGTTCGAGACGGAGGGCGCTACCGCACGCTTGTTCCTTGCGGCAGCCCTGGTGCAAGAAGGGCGCTCGCAAGATGCGGAACGATTGCTCGAGCAGGTCGTCGAGGAACAACCCGAGAACGCCCAGGCGCTGAGCGCGCTTGCCGAGCTTCTGACGGCGCGGCAAGCCTTCGGCGAAGCGGCCGCGCTGTTGCGCCGGGCCGCCGATCACTCCGCGTCGATCTCGCCTCGACTGATGCTTGCGCAGCTGCTCATTCGACAGGGCGATCTGACGGCCGCCGCGCGAGAGATCGACGTCGCGGCGAAGGCGGCGCCGGAGAGTGCGGAAGTCGTCGCCGTTCGCGGTCTGCTGGCGTTCGCCGAAGGGCGTGTCGACGAGGCGACGAAATTGTTGCAGCAGGCCGAATCGCAGCTTCCGAACCGCCTGGGCGTGAGCTTGGCGCTCGCTCGCGCGCAGCTTGCCGGCGGGCAGCCGGCCGCGGCGCGCGACACGCTTCGACGTGTGCTGGCCGTCGCGCCCCGGTCTTTGCCGCTTCGACTCGTCCTAGGCGATGCGGAGCTCGCGCTCGGCAACGCGGCCGAGGCCCTGTCGATCGCCAGTGCGCTCAAGGCGGAGTATCCGGCGCAAAGCGGCGGCTATCTGCTCGAAGCCGAGGCACTGATAGCCACGCGGCGTTACGCTGCAGCCGCGAGCACCTTGACCGCCGCTTTCGACCTCGAGCCCACTTGGCCCGTGCTGACGCGGCTCATCGCCGCGCTCCAGCTCGCCGGCCGGCCCGACGAAGCTCTGCAGGCCGCTGAGGAGTGGTCAGCGGCGAATCCGAACCATGTTCCCGGGCGGCTGGCGCTCGCCGGTCTCTTGCAGAACGATGAACGTTATGACGAGGCGCTGCGCGCCTACGAAGGCGTGCTGGATCTCGAGGCGAGCAATCTGATCGCGTT